A segment of the Gammaproteobacteria bacterium genome:
GCGGGCATCCCGCCCGCCGCGGATGAGCTGAAAGGCCTGAGCGATGAACTCGATTTCGCGGATGCCGCCGGCCCCCAGCTTGATGTTGTCCTCCAGACCCTTGCGCCGCACCTGGGACTGGAGCAGGGCTTTCATTTCCCGCAGGGACTCAAAGGCGCTGTAGTCCAGATAACGGCGGTAAACAAAGGGCTTAAGCAGAGCCATGAGGCGGGCGCCGGCCGCAGCGTCCCCCGCCACGGGGGCGGCCTTGATCCAGGCGTAGCGTTCCCATTCGCGGCCATGGGTCTGGTAGTAGGCCTCCAGGGCGTCGAAGTGGGCCACCAACGGACCGGCGTCGCCAAAGGGCCGCAGGCGCATATCCACCCGGAACACGAAGCCGTCAGCGGTACGGGCATCCAGCACCCGGATCAGGCGCCGGCCCAGCTCGGTGAAATAGTCCTGGTTGCTGCGCGCCACGGCGCCGCCCTGGGTCTGGCCCGGTTCAGGATAGGCGAAGATGAGGTCAATGTCGGAGGAAAAATTCAGCTCCCCCGCCCCCAGCTTGCCCATGCCCACCACCACCATCCGCTGGCGCGCGCCACTGCGGCCGCGGGGCTCGCCCCACTGGGCGGCGAGGGCCGTGTCCAGGTGCCGGAGGGCAAGATCAACACAGGCGGCGGCCAGGGCGGACACATCCCCCAGCGTCTCCTCCAGGGGGGCCCGGCCGGCCAGATCACGCCAGGCGATGCGGACCATCTCCCGCCGCCGGAAGCGCCGCAGAACACGGCTCAAGGCCGCCTCACCGGCCACCGCGGCAAGCTCAGCGCCAAGGGCGCGCCGGTATTCGCCCGCCCCATACGTACGGCTGAGATCACCACTGTCCAGCAAACTGTTCAGCAACGCCCCGTCCTGGCAGCATGCCCGGGCCACGAAATCGCTGCAGGCCCACACCCGCACCAGCTCGCCCCGCCAGCCGCCGTCGGCCAGGGCGGCGGCGGGCTCGCCGGTGGCCAGATAATGTTCCCAGTGGCCCCGGGCGGCCTGACCGAGCGGCGCCGGCAATGCATTCAGTTCAGCGCTGATGTCCACGTCTTCGCCCCAAATGCTTCATGATACACGGCTCAAGCCCCTTCCCCGCCCGCCGATACGCCGAAATAGAACTTCACCTCATCAACCCCGTGAGCGAGCCATGGACTTTCACGACTACCTGCGCATCATGAATGTCAAAGAGGCCTCCGATCTCTACCTCACCACCGGCGCCCCCCCCATCGCCCGCATCCACGGCATGATGGTGCCGCTGGAAGAAGAAAAACTGCGCCCCGAGCGGGTGCGCGAAATCGCCGAAGGCATTATGGATGCACAACAAAAGAGGGAGTTCGAGAAAAACCCGGAGATGAACCTGGCCATCTCCGAATCCGGCGTGGGCCGTTTTCGGGTGAATATTTTTCAGCAGCGGGGGCAGGTGGGCCTGGTTATCCGCTCCATCAAAACCGAAATCCCCGACTGGAAGCACCTGGGACTGCCCCCGATCCTGACCAAGCTGGTGATGCAAAAGCGGGGGCTGGTGCTGTTCGTGGGAGGAACGGGATCGGGCAAATCCACCTCCCTCGCTTCCCTGATGGACTTTCGCAACAAACGTTCGGCGGGGCACATCATCACCATCGAAGACCCCATCGAATTCATTCACAAGCACAAAAAATCCATTGTCAACCAACGGGAAGTGGGGGTGGACACCGTCAGCTACGAAGAGGCCCTGAAAAACACCCTGCGGCAGGCGCCGGACGTGATCCTCATCGGCGAGATCCGCGCCCGCGAAACCATGGAACACGCCATCGCCTTCGCCGAAACCGGCCATTTGTGCCTGTCCACCCTGCACGCCAACAACGCCAACCAGGCGCTGGACCGGATCATCAACTTCTTCCCCGAAGACAAACGCCGGCAGTTGCTGATGGATTTGTCGCTCAACGTGCGCGGCATCGTCTCCCAGCGGCTCATCCCCACCGTGGACAACAAACGGGCCGTGGCCGTGGAAGTGTTGTTGGGCACCCCTTTGGTGTGCGATCTCATCCTGAAAGGCGAGGTGCACAAAATCAAAGAAGTGATGAACAAATCGGAAAACATCGGCATGCAAACCTTCGATGCGGCCCTCTACAAGCTCTACCAGCAAGGCCGCATCACCATCGAAGAAGCCCTGCGCAACGCCGACTCCCAAAACAACCTGCGCCTTCGAATCAGCCTGGAAGAAAAAGGCAGCAGCCTCATCGACATGCCACCGGAACCGGAAGCCGAGCCCAGCGCCGCACCGCCGCCGCCCCCGCCCGCACCCCGCCCACAACCCCAAGCGCAGACCCCGGTGAGCAGCAGCGGACTGAGCCTGGTGGATATGGATGACAAATCGGGGTTTGCGCGGTAGAGCGCCTGAGCCGACGGAAAAAATCCACCACGAACCGGCCGGCAGGGACAAAAGCAAGACCCGGCCCAGCGCTTGACGCTGCCGGGATGGCTCCGGCAACGGGGCAGGGCGGTCTTTCTGCCGCCCCTACCTTTTTGCCCCCCCCGGGACGCAGTGCCATGGAAATTGTCAGAATTCTTTACACCATTATCGAGGGGCATGCCGGAGGCAATGGTCGTAGCCTCTAACTAAACCTGCAACTCAATAAGTTACCGGGATAGTCGTCTATGCCGGCATGAAATTTGCGATTCTTGCACGAATGAGGGGGGGGAATCTGATTCACACCATTCGACCCCTCAGAAATCAGATTCTAGATTCAGTTTTAGAATTGTTTCAAGATTCAGGATCGTAAAGATAACAAACAGGAGCGACAAGCATGAAACGGATGATGATCTTGTCGGGCCTCGTGCTGGCGTTCTCCAGCGCCACCAGTTTTGCGGTGCCCGTCATCAACTACAGTGATTTTTCGGACACAAGCGGTCTGACGCTGAACGGCGATGCCGCCCAGGTGGGGAACGTGCTGCGGGTAACGCCGGCCATCGACGGCAAGGCCGGCAGTGCGTTCTCCACCAACACGGTTTCGCTGAGCGCCGGAACCTCCTTCAGCACCTACTTCCAGTTCCAGTTCACAGACCCGGATATCGACGTCTGTGACAGTACAGGCGATTGCGGAGCGGATGGTCTGGTGTTTGTCGTGCAGACCCAATCCAACAATGTTGGTGGCGGGGGAGGAGACATCGGGTACCAAGGGATCGCGAACAGCCTGGGCATCGAATTTGACACCTGGGAAAACGGTTCGGTCGACGATTTCAGCAGCAACCACATCGGCATCGATCTCAATGGCGATATCGACTCCGT
Coding sequences within it:
- a CDS encoding PilT/PilU family type 4a pilus ATPase, which translates into the protein MDFHDYLRIMNVKEASDLYLTTGAPPIARIHGMMVPLEEEKLRPERVREIAEGIMDAQQKREFEKNPEMNLAISESGVGRFRVNIFQQRGQVGLVIRSIKTEIPDWKHLGLPPILTKLVMQKRGLVLFVGGTGSGKSTSLASLMDFRNKRSAGHIITIEDPIEFIHKHKKSIVNQREVGVDTVSYEEALKNTLRQAPDVILIGEIRARETMEHAIAFAETGHLCLSTLHANNANQALDRIINFFPEDKRRQLLMDLSLNVRGIVSQRLIPTVDNKRAVAVEVLLGTPLVCDLILKGEVHKIKEVMNKSENIGMQTFDAALYKLYQQGRITIEEALRNADSQNNLRLRISLEEKGSSLIDMPPEPEAEPSAAPPPPPPAPRPQPQAQTPVSSSGLSLVDMDDKSGFAR
- a CDS encoding PEP-CTERM sorting domain-containing protein, producing the protein MKRMMILSGLVLAFSSATSFAVPVINYSDFSDTSGLTLNGDAAQVGNVLRVTPAIDGKAGSAFSTNTVSLSAGTSFSTYFQFQFTDPDIDVCDSTGDCGADGLVFVVQTQSNNVGGGGGDIGYQGIANSLGIEFDTWENGSVDDFSSNHIGIDLNGDIDSVVLAEVTEADMNDGDIWNAWVDYNSVTQLLEARLTRSATRPLNALVSYSVDLASVLGSTDAFVGFTSATGASHANHDVLSWQLENKFAPIGSTVPEPASIALLGAGLALLGGQRRRQNPKKR